The following are from one region of the Desulfuromonas acetexigens genome:
- a CDS encoding methyl-accepting chemotaxis protein, which yields MLFAHSKLKLSVQIAGMCLAIILTFCLAFAWLYAQSSKRQYGDRRLKVQNQVETAYGVLEYFAAAAGRGELTQAEAQERAKVAIKGLRYGSEDYFWINDTQPAMIMHPFKPELDGKDLSQSADPNGKKLFVEFVEVCRKEEGGFVDYFWPKPGFDEPVAKISYVKLFPQWNWIIGNGLYIDDVEASLAHVLKTTLGLLGAVVLVTALLVIGMSRSLTGALHSFMTALGKLAQGDTQIAVHGSVCREIDSLGLAMKRLAEIMNARSEVALGIADGDLTHRVELLSERDLLGQSMARMHGNLSDILCQVQATSMQIAADAGQISAGSSALADGATRQAAALEEISSSMQDVASQTGQNAENAKQANALAAQGLDFAGKGNEEMEGMMAAMGEISSAAENISRIIKVIDEIAFQTNLLALNAAVEAARAGQHGKGFAVVAEEVRNLAGRSAKAAKETEELIASSVAKTERGLVIADRTAASLKEIVTVSAKVSDLIQEIAAASNEQAQAIQQINQGLAQIDQVNQQATANTEESAASASVLADHARQLQALLQRFRVDQRRCKAQEPPARNPRSAVAAASPTGVWGAAGESAVPRIALDDGEFGKY from the coding sequence ATGCTCTTCGCCCATTCCAAGTTGAAATTGTCCGTTCAGATCGCCGGCATGTGTCTGGCCATCATTCTGACCTTTTGTCTCGCTTTTGCCTGGCTCTATGCCCAGAGCAGCAAGCGCCAGTACGGGGATCGGCGCCTCAAGGTGCAGAACCAGGTAGAGACCGCCTACGGGGTGCTGGAGTATTTCGCCGCTGCCGCCGGTCGCGGCGAATTGACCCAGGCCGAAGCTCAGGAGCGGGCCAAGGTGGCGATCAAGGGGTTGCGCTATGGTTCCGAGGATTACTTCTGGATCAACGACACCCAGCCGGCGATGATCATGCACCCCTTCAAGCCGGAACTCGACGGCAAGGATCTTTCCCAGTCCGCCGATCCCAACGGTAAAAAGCTGTTTGTGGAATTCGTCGAGGTCTGCCGGAAAGAGGAGGGCGGTTTTGTCGACTATTTCTGGCCCAAGCCCGGATTCGACGAGCCGGTGGCGAAGATCAGCTACGTCAAGCTCTTTCCCCAGTGGAACTGGATCATCGGCAACGGTCTGTACATCGACGATGTCGAGGCGAGTCTCGCCCATGTGCTGAAAACGACGCTTGGCCTCCTCGGAGCGGTGGTGTTGGTGACGGCATTACTGGTCATCGGCATGTCGCGCAGTCTCACCGGTGCCCTGCATTCCTTCATGACGGCCTTAGGCAAACTGGCCCAGGGAGATACCCAGATTGCCGTGCACGGGAGCGTCTGCCGGGAGATCGACAGTCTTGGGCTGGCGATGAAACGCCTCGCCGAAATCATGAATGCCCGCTCTGAAGTCGCACTCGGCATCGCCGACGGCGATCTCACCCATCGGGTGGAACTCCTCTCCGAACGGGATCTGCTTGGCCAATCCATGGCGCGGATGCACGGCAATCTCAGCGACATCCTCTGTCAGGTGCAGGCGACATCCATGCAGATCGCCGCCGACGCCGGCCAGATTTCCGCCGGCAGCTCGGCCCTGGCCGACGGCGCGACTCGTCAGGCGGCGGCGCTGGAGGAGATTTCCAGTTCGATGCAGGATGTCGCCTCCCAGACCGGGCAGAACGCCGAAAATGCCAAGCAGGCCAATGCCCTGGCCGCACAGGGTCTGGATTTTGCGGGCAAGGGTAACGAGGAAATGGAGGGGATGATGGCGGCCATGGGGGAAATCAGCTCCGCCGCCGAGAACATTTCCCGCATCATCAAGGTCATCGACGAAATCGCTTTCCAGACCAACCTCTTGGCCCTCAACGCGGCGGTGGAAGCGGCCCGCGCCGGGCAGCACGGCAAGGGCTTCGCCGTGGTCGCCGAAGAAGTGCGGAATCTGGCGGGGCGCAGCGCCAAGGCGGCGAAGGAGACGGAGGAGCTGATCGCCAGCTCGGTGGCCAAGACCGAACGCGGGCTGGTGATCGCCGACCGCACCGCCGCCTCCCTCAAGGAAATCGTGACGGTATCGGCCAAGGTCAGCGACCTGATCCAGGAAATCGCCGCGGCCTCCAACGAACAGGCCCAGGCCATCCAGCAGATCAACCAAGGGCTCGCCCAGATCGATCAGGTCAACCAGCAGGCGACGGCCAACACCGAGGAGAGTGCCGCGTCCGCCTCGGTGCTGGCGGATCACGCCCGGCAGCTGCAAGCTCTGCTGCAACGTTTCCGGGTCGATCAGCGTCGCTGCAAGGCCCAAGAACCACCGGCCCGTAATCCCCGTTCCGCGGTTGCCGCCGCATCGCCGACGGGGGTCTGGGGAGCGGCCGGGGAGTCGGCGGTTCCCCGCATTGCCCTCGACGATGGCGAGTTCGGCAAATACTAG
- a CDS encoding Ni/Fe hydrogenase subunit alpha encodes MKIEIPSLARIEGHARLVVDASNGELKECRLEVFESPRFFEGLLKGRHYRDVAPIIARICGVCSNSHTLVSLAATERALGVEISEQTRNLRRLLAYGEILQSHLLQLYFMAVPDFLGVNSIFPLAKSRRELVLRALRLKKLANDICHLVGGRPVHPVTTCVGGFSALPAAQDLLELRRRLVTAVPDLEATVALFATFEFPVFERETEYVSLGADDGYPLLSQTLVSSDGVRAMAADYKGVIEEYLVPHSSAKFARMTRETYAVGPLARLKTGFDKLSPMARKVAAALGLAADTVNSYLNLLARLVEVVHCFEEAIHRIDDVLVAGLKQPAIAVPDGGGQGVAAIEAPRGTLFHAYRYDAGGCIESADCVIPTAQNLANIEADLRALVPTLLDLSREELTRRLEMLVRAYDPCISCSTHLLRVDIV; translated from the coding sequence ATGAAGATCGAGATCCCCTCACTGGCCCGCATCGAGGGGCATGCCCGGCTGGTGGTCGATGCCAGCAATGGCGAGCTCAAGGAGTGTCGGCTCGAGGTCTTCGAGTCGCCGCGCTTTTTCGAGGGGCTGCTCAAGGGGCGGCACTACCGGGACGTGGCACCGATCATCGCTCGTATCTGCGGGGTCTGTTCCAATTCCCACACCCTGGTGTCGCTGGCGGCCACCGAGCGAGCGCTCGGTGTCGAGATTAGCGAGCAGACCCGCAACCTGCGCCGGCTGCTGGCCTACGGCGAGATCCTGCAAAGCCACCTGCTGCAGCTCTATTTCATGGCGGTTCCCGATTTCCTCGGGGTCAACAGCATCTTCCCGCTGGCCAAGTCCCGTCGCGAGCTGGTGCTGCGGGCGTTGCGGCTGAAGAAGCTGGCCAACGACATCTGCCACCTGGTCGGCGGCCGGCCGGTACACCCGGTCACCACCTGCGTGGGGGGCTTCTCGGCCCTGCCGGCCGCCCAGGATCTGCTTGAACTGCGTCGTCGGCTGGTCACGGCCGTTCCTGACCTGGAGGCGACGGTGGCCTTGTTCGCGACCTTCGAGTTCCCCGTTTTCGAGCGGGAAACCGAGTACGTCAGCCTCGGTGCCGATGACGGCTACCCGCTGCTTTCTCAGACTCTGGTCTCCAGCGACGGGGTCCGGGCGATGGCGGCCGACTATAAGGGCGTGATCGAGGAATACCTGGTTCCCCACTCCAGTGCCAAGTTCGCCCGGATGACCCGGGAGACCTATGCCGTCGGACCGCTGGCGCGGCTGAAAACCGGCTTCGACAAGCTTTCGCCCATGGCTCGCAAGGTGGCCGCGGCGCTCGGCCTCGCTGCTGATACGGTCAATTCCTATCTCAACCTGCTGGCCCGGCTGGTCGAGGTGGTGCACTGCTTCGAGGAGGCCATTCATCGCATCGACGATGTCCTCGTCGCCGGTCTGAAACAGCCGGCAATCGCCGTTCCCGACGGAGGAGGGCAGGGGGTGGCGGCGATCGAAGCCCCCCGAGGTACCCTGTTCCATGCCTACCGTTACGATGCCGGCGGCTGCATCGAAAGCGCCGATTGCGTCATTCCCACCGCCCAGAACCTGGCCAACATCGAAGCCGACCTGCGGGCGCTGGTGCCGACCCTGCTCGATCTTTCCCGCGAGGAGCTGACTCGTCGCCTGGAAATGCTGGTGCGGGCCTACGATCCCTGCATCAGTTGCTCGACCCATCTGCTGCGGGTGGACATTGTTTAG
- a CDS encoding bifunctional diguanylate cyclase/phosphodiesterase, which yields MRLFVGALLFLLAWGLSALFLHDNRQDKERQHLAENNVVAATTYQASVATYQLATDLLFAEIMEHDNVLDTFAAGVKAVGPERDRQRGKLYRLLAPTYAQLRQRGIRQLHFHTADGHSFLRFHAPHLCDDPLFDARPTIRLANTELRPVTGFEAGKNVSGFRYVHPVFRGEEHLGTVETSVTFRSIRAAMTGIDPTREYTLVLRREQVEAVLFDEQRPLYETAPLNDDFLIEDPHLRLPDSAPPPSDSVRRLDRLLREQPRVQAGMKKGEAFTVPLFTEAEDWAVSFVPVQDILGRQAAYIVAYARNPFSATLRRDFYLSLGLTTLFLGAFAWFTWGLLRSRGRLRREKRQLQTITDTIGDGLYVMNGQGVIERVNPTFGKLLGYRPDEVVGRIGHGLFHVREDGAPFANPAECPICSAMGRGEGYVGEELFRRKDGTLMNVEVSCQPIRSGDEGTGVVAAFRDISKRKESDERIRYLAEYDTLTNLPNRTLFLDRLRQAIVAAQREGEIFAVLFLDIDLFKSINDSLGHPVGDRLLQEMARRLVECMRASDTVSRQGGDEFIIILRQIREAADPAQIARKILAAISESFFIDNQELRVSGSIGIALYPADGEDEAALIKNADAAMYHAKKLGRNNYQFFTADLNVRARQRLEMENSLRLALDHREFLLHYQPLVELESGRIVGAEALLRWQHPEQGLVPPGEFIPLAEECGLIVPIGEWVLGEVCRQNKAWQDEGLTKLPVAVNLSPLQFRQRNLEEVIRRALSESGLAPEYLEIEITESLLMSAEEQTIALLYQLKNLGLNIAIDDFGTGYSSLSYLKLFPIDKLKIDRSFVRDVSSDPDDAAIISAIIAMAHRLRLRVLAEGVETIDQRNFLMLEGCNDAQGYHYSRPLPAEGMKTLLRKGQPLPPLPENLDPV from the coding sequence ATGCGCCTCTTTGTCGGAGCCCTCCTCTTCCTCCTCGCCTGGGGACTGTCCGCCCTCTTCCTCCACGACAACCGGCAGGACAAGGAGCGGCAGCATCTGGCCGAGAACAACGTGGTCGCGGCCACCACCTACCAGGCGAGCGTGGCGACCTATCAGCTGGCCACGGATCTGCTCTTCGCCGAAATTATGGAGCACGACAATGTCCTTGACACCTTCGCCGCCGGGGTGAAGGCGGTCGGCCCCGAACGCGACCGCCAGCGCGGCAAACTCTACCGGCTGCTCGCCCCAACCTACGCCCAACTCAGGCAGCGGGGGATTCGTCAGCTGCATTTTCACACCGCCGACGGCCACAGTTTTTTGCGCTTTCACGCCCCCCATCTCTGCGACGACCCTCTATTCGACGCACGCCCCACCATCCGCCTGGCCAACACCGAACTCCGCCCGGTGACCGGCTTTGAGGCGGGCAAAAATGTTTCCGGCTTCCGCTACGTCCATCCGGTCTTTCGTGGCGAAGAGCATCTGGGGACCGTGGAAACCAGCGTCACCTTCCGTTCGATCCGCGCAGCCATGACCGGCATCGACCCAACCCGGGAATATACCCTGGTGCTGCGCCGGGAACAGGTCGAAGCGGTTCTTTTCGACGAACAACGACCGCTCTACGAAACGGCCCCCCTGAATGACGATTTTCTGATTGAAGACCCCCATCTGCGACTCCCCGACTCGGCGCCGCCGCCCAGCGACAGTGTGCGCCGCCTCGACCGCCTGCTCCGCGAACAACCCCGGGTTCAGGCCGGCATGAAAAAAGGAGAGGCATTCACCGTCCCTCTCTTCACCGAAGCCGAGGACTGGGCGGTCAGCTTCGTTCCGGTTCAGGACATCCTCGGGCGACAGGCCGCCTATATCGTCGCCTACGCCAGAAATCCCTTTTCCGCCACCCTGCGTCGTGACTTTTATCTCAGCCTCGGGCTTACGACCCTCTTTCTCGGCGCTTTCGCCTGGTTCACCTGGGGCCTGCTCCGCTCCCGCGGCCGACTCCGCCGGGAAAAGCGGCAATTGCAGACTATCACCGACACCATCGGCGACGGCCTCTACGTCATGAACGGCCAAGGGGTGATCGAGCGGGTCAATCCTACCTTCGGCAAACTGCTGGGCTATCGTCCCGATGAGGTCGTCGGGCGCATCGGTCACGGACTCTTCCATGTGCGAGAAGACGGCGCGCCCTTTGCAAACCCGGCGGAATGTCCGATCTGCTCCGCCATGGGTCGTGGGGAAGGCTATGTCGGCGAAGAACTCTTTCGCCGCAAGGACGGCACCCTGATGAACGTGGAGGTCTCCTGCCAACCGATCCGCTCCGGCGACGAGGGGACCGGGGTGGTGGCGGCCTTCCGCGACATCAGCAAACGCAAGGAGAGCGACGAACGCATCCGCTACCTGGCCGAATACGACACCCTGACCAACCTGCCGAACCGGACCCTCTTCCTCGACCGCCTACGGCAGGCGATCGTCGCCGCCCAGCGCGAGGGGGAAATTTTCGCCGTCCTCTTTCTCGATATCGATCTCTTCAAATCGATCAACGATTCTCTCGGCCATCCCGTCGGCGACCGGCTGTTGCAGGAGATGGCGCGCCGCCTGGTCGAGTGCATGCGCGCCAGCGACACCGTCAGCCGCCAGGGCGGGGACGAATTCATCATCATTCTGCGGCAGATCCGCGAAGCCGCCGACCCGGCCCAGATCGCCCGAAAAATTCTCGCGGCCATCAGCGAGTCCTTTTTCATCGACAACCAGGAACTGCGCGTTTCCGGCAGCATCGGCATCGCCCTCTATCCCGCCGACGGCGAGGACGAGGCCGCCCTCATCAAAAATGCCGACGCGGCCATGTATCATGCGAAAAAACTCGGACGCAACAACTACCAGTTCTTCACCGCCGATCTCAATGTCCGCGCCCGGCAGCGACTGGAGATGGAAAACAGCCTGCGGCTCGCCCTCGACCACCGGGAGTTCCTGCTTCACTATCAACCCCTGGTCGAACTCGAAAGCGGCCGCATTGTCGGCGCCGAGGCCCTGCTGCGCTGGCAGCACCCCGAACAGGGGCTGGTTCCGCCGGGGGAATTCATCCCCCTGGCCGAGGAATGCGGACTGATCGTCCCCATCGGCGAATGGGTGCTGGGCGAGGTCTGCCGCCAGAACAAGGCCTGGCAGGATGAGGGTCTGACGAAATTGCCGGTGGCGGTGAATCTTTCCCCCCTCCAGTTCCGTCAGCGCAATCTCGAAGAGGTCATCCGCCGGGCGCTGTCGGAAAGCGGTCTGGCCCCCGAATATCTCGAAATCGAAATCACCGAAAGCCTGCTGATGAGTGCCGAAGAGCAGACCATCGCCCTGCTTTATCAGCTCAAGAACCTGGGGCTGAACATCGCCATCGACGATTTCGGCACCGGCTACTCCTCCCTCAGCTACCTCAAGCTCTTTCCCATCGACAAGCTGAAAATCGACCGCTCCTTCGTGCGCGACGTTTCCAGTGACCCGGACGACGCGGCGATTATCAGCGCCATTATCGCCATGGCCCACCGCCTGCGCCTGCGGGTGCTTGCCGAAGGGGTGGAGACCATCGACCAGCGCAATTTCCTCATGCTTGAAGGCTGCAATGACGCCCAGGGCTACCACTACAGCCGTCCCCTACCCGCCGAGGGGATGAAGACCCTGCTGCGCAAAGGGCAGCCCCTGCCACCCCTGCCGGAAAATCTCGACCCCGTCTAG
- a CDS encoding 4Fe-4S dicluster domain-containing protein, with amino-acid sequence MTPFQPKDSVEASSWRPISRAEIEQLVRSLASAYEVVGVQESHGRLTMGRIDDPALLRLEFPPRVHSPKKFLFPNWEQLFRFRLGGSVLLEAETAAPPRVIFGMHPCDLHAVRVLDDCLFEGEADSAYRAKRAVTLLVGVDCLPDEHCFCTSMGTDRIAGGFDLFLHRLDNGYLVRCGSAQGEQMLARHAPLVAVRPGEPPLPLQTKQCEVGLRFSVESLAPLLGDAYEHPLWQEIGDRCLGCGACTLLCPSCYCFNVQDRLDLDLEGGARVRTWDSCQFDQFTRVAGGEEFRGNQADRQRHRFFRKYKYLWEKHRRTACVGCGRCSRECLGRIDPRQVLNGLFAERALPETSAVPGAEYRPQLSEIMKVQELTAREKSFRLRFDTPLVFEPGAFLEVSVFGLGEAPFTIASPPSPDCEAEIVVRAAGALTQALHRLKAGDRVGVRGPFGKGFPLEEFFGRDVLLVAGGLGLITLRSLLLTILSRRREFGRVSLLYGARDREALLFREDLLAWHRGGELDCRFAVLSETEEWTGVRGDITYLFRDLDLAPQQTVAAVSGPPGMYRFVNPLLLRLGLDEERLFLNLERHMKCGLGKCGKCRINDVCVCECGPIFPYSRVRHLREAIER; translated from the coding sequence ATGACCCCTTTCCAGCCGAAGGATTCCGTCGAAGCCAGTTCTTGGCGGCCGATCAGCCGTGCCGAGATCGAACAGCTGGTACGGTCCCTCGCGAGCGCCTACGAAGTCGTTGGCGTCCAGGAGTCGCACGGGCGCTTGACAATGGGTCGGATCGACGATCCGGCCCTGCTGCGGTTGGAATTCCCCCCCCGGGTCCATTCCCCGAAGAAATTCCTTTTCCCCAACTGGGAGCAGCTGTTTCGCTTCCGTCTTGGCGGCTCGGTGCTGCTGGAGGCGGAAACGGCGGCGCCGCCGCGGGTGATTTTCGGCATGCATCCCTGCGACCTGCACGCGGTGCGGGTTCTCGACGACTGCCTGTTCGAGGGGGAGGCCGACAGCGCCTACCGGGCCAAGCGCGCCGTTACCCTGCTGGTGGGGGTCGATTGCCTTCCCGACGAGCACTGCTTCTGCACCAGCATGGGAACCGACCGGATCGCCGGCGGCTTCGATCTCTTTCTGCACCGCCTCGACAATGGCTATCTGGTGCGCTGCGGCAGCGCCCAGGGCGAGCAAATGCTGGCCCGGCACGCCCCGCTGGTGGCCGTCCGGCCGGGTGAACCGCCCCTGCCGTTGCAAACCAAACAGTGCGAGGTGGGTTTGCGTTTTTCCGTGGAGTCCCTGGCGCCGCTGCTCGGCGATGCCTACGAGCATCCCCTCTGGCAGGAAATCGGGGACCGCTGTCTCGGTTGCGGCGCTTGCACCCTGCTTTGTCCCTCCTGCTATTGCTTCAACGTCCAGGATCGCCTCGACCTCGACCTCGAAGGGGGGGCGCGGGTGCGGACCTGGGATTCCTGCCAGTTTGATCAGTTCACCCGGGTTGCCGGCGGCGAGGAGTTCCGGGGTAATCAGGCCGACCGACAGCGGCACCGGTTCTTCCGTAAATACAAATATCTTTGGGAAAAACATCGACGCACCGCCTGTGTCGGCTGCGGCCGCTGCAGCCGCGAATGTCTTGGCCGCATCGATCCCCGGCAGGTACTCAACGGGCTCTTCGCGGAACGGGCACTACCTGAAACTTCGGCCGTACCCGGTGCCGAATATCGACCGCAATTGTCTGAGATTATGAAGGTGCAGGAGCTGACCGCGAGGGAAAAATCGTTCCGCCTCCGCTTCGACACGCCACTGGTCTTTGAGCCCGGAGCTTTTCTGGAGGTGTCGGTGTTCGGTCTCGGCGAGGCCCCCTTTACCATCGCTTCGCCTCCTTCCCCTGATTGCGAGGCCGAGATTGTAGTGCGTGCCGCCGGCGCGCTGACCCAGGCCCTGCACCGGCTCAAAGCCGGGGATCGGGTGGGGGTGCGCGGCCCCTTCGGCAAGGGTTTTCCGCTGGAGGAGTTTTTCGGGCGCGATGTGCTGCTGGTGGCCGGCGGGCTTGGCCTGATCACCCTGCGTTCGCTGCTGTTGACCATCCTCTCCCGCCGGCGGGAGTTCGGCCGGGTGTCGTTGCTCTACGGCGCCCGCGACCGCGAGGCCCTGCTCTTTCGCGAGGATCTGCTGGCTTGGCATCGCGGGGGGGAACTGGATTGCCGTTTTGCCGTCCTCTCTGAAACGGAGGAATGGACTGGAGTCCGTGGCGACATCACCTACCTTTTCCGCGATCTTGATCTGGCGCCGCAGCAGACGGTGGCGGCGGTTTCCGGACCGCCCGGCATGTACCGCTTCGTCAATCCGCTGCTGCTGCGCCTGGGGCTTGACGAGGAACGCCTGTTTCTCAACCTGGAGCGGCATATGAAGTGCGGCCTGGGCAAGTGCGGCAAGTGCCGGATCAACGATGTCTGTGTCTGCGAGTGCGGGCCGATCTTTCCCTACAGCCGGGTGCGGCATCTGCGGGAGGCGATTGAACGGTGA
- a CDS encoding PhnD/SsuA/transferrin family substrate-binding protein translates to MPKIIPLFAALLLTLASIASAETLKFAPLPMEKPETVAGQWKPLLEYLQTALGIELDIDYSDSNEQVLDKFEAGKLDLAYLGPLPYLRLKDRFPAARPLVIFHESDGQPSYTCALVVAAESDLRLEQLTGRKIALTQPLSTCGFFSISGLLQQAGIRLEETRYRYLGPHDAVALAVAAGEFDAGGLKSAIARKYASLGLRIIAETAPMPGLALVANGTRVSPERIEAIRRALLAADEPTRKTWGDNIRHGLSAATDEDYAEARKLPYRAPIPDQGNF, encoded by the coding sequence ATGCCAAAGATCATCCCCCTCTTTGCCGCCCTCCTGCTGACCCTTGCTTCCATCGCCTCCGCCGAAACGTTGAAATTCGCCCCCCTGCCCATGGAAAAACCGGAAACCGTGGCCGGCCAGTGGAAACCATTGCTGGAATATCTGCAAACGGCCCTCGGCATCGAGTTGGACATCGACTATTCGGACAGCAACGAGCAGGTTCTGGACAAATTCGAAGCAGGCAAGCTCGACCTCGCCTATCTTGGCCCCCTTCCCTACCTGCGCCTCAAGGATCGTTTTCCTGCGGCGCGACCCCTGGTCATTTTTCATGAATCTGACGGCCAACCCAGCTATACCTGCGCCCTGGTCGTCGCCGCCGAGAGCGACCTGCGTCTCGAGCAGCTGACGGGCCGCAAGATCGCCTTGACCCAGCCCCTTTCCACCTGCGGCTTCTTTTCCATCTCCGGCCTGCTGCAGCAGGCCGGAATCCGTCTCGAAGAAACCCGTTACCGCTATCTTGGCCCCCACGATGCCGTCGCCCTGGCGGTGGCGGCGGGGGAGTTCGACGCCGGCGGGCTGAAGTCGGCCATCGCCCGCAAATACGCTTCGTTGGGCCTGCGCATCATCGCCGAAACCGCCCCCATGCCTGGCCTGGCTCTGGTCGCCAACGGCACCCGGGTTTCGCCGGAGCGGATCGAGGCGATTCGCCGGGCGCTGCTGGCCGCCGATGAACCCACCCGAAAAACCTGGGGCGACAACATCCGTCACGGCCTCAGCGCCGCCACCGATGAGGACTACGCCGAGGCGCGCAAGCTCCCCTACCGCGCTCCCATTCCCGACCAGGGCAATTTCTGA
- a CDS encoding hydrogenase maturation protease: protein MFRVIGIGNPLMGDDGLGIVAVECLRQMEPPPGVEAIDGGTGGLTLLELFEGAQRVILVDAVDMGKAPGTVVRLALPDLLSVDPALPLSWHAAGVLPALRLGHELSLLPPLWLFGMQPSRIAPGIGLSPAVAAALPELLATLLAFSKSAQ from the coding sequence TTGTTTAGGGTCATTGGCATCGGCAACCCGCTGATGGGGGATGACGGCCTCGGCATCGTCGCCGTCGAGTGCTTGCGGCAGATGGAGCCGCCCCCCGGAGTCGAGGCGATTGATGGTGGTACCGGTGGCCTGACCCTGCTGGAACTGTTCGAAGGGGCGCAACGGGTCATCCTCGTCGACGCCGTCGACATGGGCAAAGCGCCCGGTACCGTTGTGCGCCTCGCTCTTCCCGACCTTCTTTCCGTCGATCCGGCATTGCCCCTGTCCTGGCACGCTGCCGGCGTCCTCCCCGCGCTGCGGCTTGGTCACGAACTCAGCCTGCTGCCGCCCCTGTGGTTGTTCGGTATGCAGCCCTCCCGGATCGCACCCGGCATCGGGCTCTCCCCGGCCGTCGCCGCCGCCCTTCCCGAACTGCTCGCCACCCTTCTCGCCTTTTCGAAGTCCGCCCAATAG